The Triticum dicoccoides isolate Atlit2015 ecotype Zavitan chromosome 6A, WEW_v2.0, whole genome shotgun sequence genome has a window encoding:
- the LOC119317380 gene encoding uncharacterized protein LOC119317380 — MATRCFFPRDAVAGRHQSKAAAEALEHLHHGGRVLSREEVGGAVRVKIVVSKRELKKMVAALGTGGEVAAAAASADRRSRQRAAGGGTDAEQRLQSLRRRSMRRAAEETRRMQASGEWEPGLQSIPEEVY; from the coding sequence ATGGCGACCAGGTGCTTCTTCCCCAGGGACGCGGTGGCCGGGCGGCACCAGTCCAAGGCGGCCGCGGAGGCGCTCGAGCACCTGCACCACGGGGGGCGCGTCCTGTCCCGGGAGGAGGTGGGCGGCGCGGTGCGCGTCAAGATCGTGGTCAGCAAGCGCGAGCTCAAGAAGATGGTGGCCGCCCTCGGcaccggcggcgaggtggcggccgcTGCGGCGTCTGCTGATCGCCGCAGCCGCCAGcgcgcggcgggcggcggcacgGACGCCGAGCAGAGGCTGCAGTCGCTCCGGCGGCGCAGCATGCGCAGGGCGGCGGAGGAGACGAGGCGGATGCAGGCGAGCGGGGAGTGGGAGCCCGGCCTCCAGAGCATCCCCGAGGAGGTCTACTGA